The Clostridia bacterium genome includes a window with the following:
- a CDS encoding ribonucleoside-triphosphate reductase — protein MTKSIVTTETGIGEGVGFERIRRITGYLVGTTDRFNNAKRAEERDRVKHSLA, from the coding sequence ATGACCAAGAGCATAGTTACCACCGAGACCGGAATCGGCGAGGGCGTCGGCTTCGAGAGAATCCGCAGAATCACCGGTTACCTCGTAGGCACCACCGACCGTTTCAACAACGCCAAGCGCGCCGAAGAAAGAGACAGAGTCAAGCACAGCCTTGCGTAA
- a CDS encoding helix-hairpin-helix domain-containing protein, translating to MPDKDKREEERGAAPDAPKTKRRLTLAEIMAFALAAVFIAAAVFLAVRRFSSGDLVFKPTSSTAKTVETEWVVNINTASAEELMMLDGIGEALAERIIDYRDEHGGFESVWDVVNVSGISRNMFNKIYEHITV from the coding sequence ATGCCTGATAAAGACAAGCGGGAAGAGGAGCGCGGCGCCGCTCCCGACGCGCCGAAAACGAAGCGGCGCTTGACTCTTGCGGAGATCATGGCTTTCGCGCTTGCCGCGGTGTTCATCGCCGCCGCGGTCTTTCTCGCCGTGCGCAGGTTTTCAAGCGGCGACCTTGTATTCAAGCCGACGTCGTCAACCGCCAAAACCGTCGAAACCGAGTGGGTTGTCAACATCAACACCGCCTCCGCCGAGGAGCTTATGATGCTCGACGGGATAGGCGAGGCGCTCGCCGAGCGGATAATAGACTACCGCGACGAGCACGGCGGCTTCGAGTCGGTATGGGACGTCGTGAACGTCAGCGGCATCTCCCGCAATATGTTCAACAAGATTTACGAGCACATCACAGTGTGA
- the abc-f gene encoding ABC-F type ribosomal protection protein has product MSLINVSELTFAYEGSFDNIFENVSFQIDTDWKLGFTGRNGRGKTTFLKLLMGEYDYIGSISASVEFEYFPYEVADPDANTLEAARSVCPDFELWRLKRELGLLDVDEGALYRPFSTLSKGEQTKVLLALMFLKDNRFLLIDEPTNHLDMRGREQVSRYLNSKKGFILVSHDRAFLDGCVDHVLSINRTGIEICKGDFSSWYRNKEMRDNYELERNARLRSDIKRLEASARQSRQWAEKVESEKIGNIKDREKYNECGGRAYIAEQSRRMQQRRKNLERRQNRALEEKETLLRDIEVSDALKIRQSEYRSRRLVTLDGVSVDYGGGAVCSGVSFTVEKGDRIALLGGNGSGKSSLLKLIVGQDVPHTGGVTVGGGLKISYVPQDTSGLRGDLSDYAESCGIDESLFKAILRKLDFKRVQFEKDMADFSAGQKKKVLIARSLCEDAHLHIWDEPLNYVDVISRIQIEELLLKFKPTILFVEHDKAFCEKIAAKTVEL; this is encoded by the coding sequence ATGTCATTGATAAACGTCTCGGAGCTGACCTTCGCCTACGAAGGAAGCTTCGACAACATATTTGAAAACGTCAGCTTTCAGATCGACACCGACTGGAAGCTCGGCTTCACCGGCCGCAACGGCAGGGGAAAGACCACATTCCTGAAGCTGCTGATGGGCGAATACGATTATATCGGCAGTATTTCCGCCTCCGTCGAATTCGAGTATTTCCCTTACGAAGTGGCGGATCCCGACGCGAATACGCTTGAGGCGGCGCGGAGCGTCTGTCCGGACTTCGAGCTCTGGCGCCTGAAGCGCGAGCTCGGCCTGCTCGACGTGGACGAAGGCGCGCTTTACCGCCCGTTTTCCACGCTGTCGAAGGGGGAGCAGACGAAGGTGCTTCTCGCGCTGATGTTCCTGAAGGATAACAGATTCCTGCTCATCGACGAGCCGACGAACCACCTCGATATGCGCGGCAGGGAACAGGTCAGCCGCTATCTGAATTCCAAAAAGGGCTTTATCCTCGTCTCGCACGACCGCGCCTTCCTCGACGGCTGCGTCGACCACGTCCTCTCGATAAACCGTACGGGGATAGAGATCTGCAAGGGCGACTTTTCCTCGTGGTACCGCAACAAAGAGATGCGGGATAACTACGAGCTTGAGCGCAACGCGCGTCTACGCTCGGATATAAAGCGGCTTGAAGCTTCGGCGCGGCAGTCGCGTCAGTGGGCGGAAAAGGTCGAAAGCGAAAAGATAGGCAATATAAAGGACCGCGAGAAGTATAACGAATGCGGCGGCAGGGCGTATATCGCCGAGCAGTCGCGCCGTATGCAGCAGCGCAGGAAAAACCTCGAGCGCAGGCAAAACCGCGCCTTAGAGGAAAAAGAAACGCTGCTGAGGGATATCGAGGTCTCCGACGCGCTGAAGATACGCCAGAGCGAATACCGCTCGCGGCGGCTCGTGACGCTGGACGGCGTCTCCGTCGATTACGGCGGCGGAGCCGTCTGCTCCGGTGTGAGCTTCACGGTGGAGAAGGGCGACCGCATCGCGCTGCTCGGCGGCAACGGCTCCGGCAAGTCGAGTCTGCTGAAGCTCATCGTCGGGCAGGACGTCCCGCACACGGGCGGCGTGACCGTCGGCGGCGGGCTGAAGATCTCATACGTTCCGCAGGATACGTCCGGACTGCGCGGCGACCTTTCCGACTACGCGGAAAGCTGCGGGATCGACGAGAGTCTGTTCAAGGCGATACTGCGCAAGCTCGACTTCAAGCGCGTGCAGTTTGAGAAGGACATGGCGGATTTCAGCGCGGGGCAGAAAAAGAAGGTGCTCATCGCACGCAGCTTATGCGAGGACGCGCACCTGCATATATGGGACGAGCCGCTGAACTACGTCGACGTCATCTCGCGCATACAGATCGAGGAGCTGCTGCTGAAGTTCAAGCCGACGATACTCTTCGTCGAGCACGACAAAGCGTTCTGCGAAAAGATCGCCGCGAAGACGGTGGAGCTGTAA
- a CDS encoding anaerobic ribonucleoside triphosphate reductase: MIWKIRKRSGDVVPFDALKIREAIKKAADAADPNGLSDVELDNLTEKVILAIPSSGIPTVEEVQDLVEEKLIEHGYSKIAKAYILYRAEHAKIRQTESDLMDIYKELTFSSAADADIKRENANIDADTSMGTMLKYGSEGGKYFVDNYILPKDIAAAHIHGDIHIHDKDFYMLTETCCQINLLELFKGGFSTGHGYLREPNGISSYSALACIAIQANQNEMHGGQSVPNFDYCMAPGVAKTFKKEYFKALTQYYFYADGDDLQDADNFIAELKKAVGDDVRMANTDEFGAKVVDYIVSKGFKRENAEKAHKKSVETAMRMTDRATYQAMEAFIHNLNTMNSRAGAQVPFSSVNYGTDTSPEARMVIKNLLLATDAGLGNGETPIFPVQIFKVKEGVSYNKEDPNYDLFKLAMKTSAKRLFPNFSFLDAPYNLAYYKPGDYNSEVAYMGCRTRVIANVHDPSRQITCGRGNLSFTSINLPRIALESDGNIDKFYSILDRRMELVFRQLLHRFGIQCTKKARNYPFLMGQGVWIDSQKLADDDSVAEVLKHGTLSVGFIGLAETLVALTGKHHGESPESQKLGLEIIGHMRKMCDDKAKAEGLNFTLLATPAEGLSGRFVRIDRQKFGKLPGITDREYYTNSFHVPVYYNIGAYDKISLEAPYHALTNAGHISYVELDGDTCKNLDAFESVIRCMKEKGVGYGSVNHPVDRDPVCGYTGVIGDTCPRCGRHEGEEVSYEKLAELRKKYPNMPKFYGVK; this comes from the coding sequence ATGATCTGGAAAATCAGAAAGAGAAGCGGCGACGTCGTTCCGTTCGACGCGCTTAAAATAAGAGAGGCCATCAAGAAGGCGGCGGACGCAGCTGATCCCAACGGTCTGAGCGACGTCGAGCTCGATAACCTTACCGAAAAGGTCATACTCGCGATCCCGTCATCGGGCATCCCCACCGTCGAAGAGGTGCAGGACCTCGTCGAAGAGAAGCTCATCGAGCACGGCTACTCCAAGATCGCGAAGGCGTACATACTCTACCGCGCCGAGCATGCGAAGATCCGCCAGACCGAGTCCGACCTTATGGATATATATAAGGAACTGACATTCTCCTCCGCGGCTGACGCCGACATCAAGCGCGAGAACGCCAACATAGACGCCGACACCTCCATGGGCACGATGCTGAAATACGGCTCCGAGGGCGGCAAGTACTTCGTCGACAACTACATCCTGCCCAAGGACATCGCCGCCGCGCACATCCACGGTGACATCCACATCCACGACAAGGACTTCTATATGCTGACCGAGACCTGCTGCCAGATCAACCTGCTGGAGCTCTTCAAGGGCGGCTTCTCCACCGGCCACGGCTACCTGCGCGAGCCCAACGGCATCTCCAGTTACTCCGCGCTTGCGTGCATCGCCATCCAGGCGAACCAGAACGAAATGCACGGCGGCCAGAGCGTGCCGAACTTCGACTATTGCATGGCTCCCGGCGTCGCCAAGACCTTCAAAAAGGAATACTTCAAGGCGCTGACCCAGTACTACTTTTACGCGGATGGCGACGATCTTCAGGACGCCGATAACTTCATCGCCGAGCTGAAAAAGGCCGTCGGCGACGACGTCAGAATGGCGAACACCGACGAGTTCGGCGCGAAGGTCGTCGACTACATCGTCTCCAAGGGGTTCAAGCGTGAGAACGCCGAGAAGGCGCATAAAAAGTCCGTTGAGACCGCGATGAGAATGACCGACAGAGCGACCTATCAGGCGATGGAGGCGTTCATCCACAACCTCAACACGATGAACTCCCGCGCCGGCGCTCAGGTCCCCTTCAGCTCCGTCAACTACGGCACCGACACCTCGCCGGAAGCGCGCATGGTTATCAAAAACCTGCTGCTCGCGACCGACGCCGGCCTCGGAAACGGCGAAACGCCTATCTTCCCGGTGCAGATATTCAAGGTAAAGGAAGGCGTCAGCTACAACAAGGAGGATCCCAACTATGACCTGTTCAAGCTCGCGATGAAGACCTCCGCCAAGCGCCTCTTCCCGAACTTCTCCTTCCTCGACGCGCCGTATAACCTCGCGTACTACAAGCCCGGCGATTACAACAGCGAGGTTGCTTACATGGGCTGCCGCACGAGAGTTATCGCCAACGTCCACGACCCGAGCCGTCAGATCACCTGCGGCAGAGGCAACCTGAGCTTCACCTCAATCAACCTGCCGAGGATCGCGCTCGAATCCGACGGCAATATCGACAAGTTCTATTCGATACTCGACAGACGCATGGAGCTCGTCTTCCGTCAGTTGCTCCACCGCTTCGGCATCCAGTGCACGAAGAAGGCGCGCAACTACCCCTTCCTCATGGGGCAGGGCGTGTGGATCGACTCGCAGAAGCTCGCCGACGACGACAGCGTCGCGGAGGTGCTGAAGCACGGCACGCTCAGCGTCGGCTTCATCGGCCTTGCCGAAACGCTCGTCGCGCTGACCGGCAAGCACCACGGCGAAAGCCCCGAGAGCCAGAAGCTCGGCCTTGAGATCATCGGCCATATGCGCAAGATGTGCGACGACAAGGCGAAGGCCGAGGGACTGAACTTCACCCTGCTCGCCACTCCCGCCGAAGGCCTCAGCGGCCGCTTCGTCCGCATCGACCGCCAGAAGTTCGGCAAGCTGCCGGGCATCACCGACAGGGAGTATTACACCAACTCCTTCCACGTGCCGGTCTACTACAATATCGGCGCATACGACAAGATCAGCCTCGAGGCTCCTTACCACGCGCTGACCAACGCCGGACACATCAGCTACGTCGAGCTTGACGGCGACACCTGCAAGAACCTTGACGCGTTCGAGTCCGTCATCCGCTGCATGAAGGAAAAGGGCGTCGGCTACGGCTCCGTCAACCACCCCGTCGACCGCGATCCCGTCTGCGGCTACACCGGCGTCATCGGCGACACCTGCCCGCGCTGCGGCAGACACGAAGGCGAAGAGGTCAGCTACGAAAAGCTCGCCGAGCTTCGCAAAAAGTACCCCAATATGCCAAAGTTTTACGGAGTAAAATAA
- a CDS encoding manganese catalase family protein, translated as MFKHEKKLFHPVGVERPNPQYAALLHEQLGGCNGELKAAMQYMAQSFRIKDTEIKDLFMDIAAEELGHMEMVAETINLLNGHDVDYRTVPAGEIQTHVVLGLNPGLINASGYSWTGDYVSVTGDLCADLLSNIASEQRAKVVYEYLYRQIEDKKVRETIDFLLNREEAHNQMFRDAFNKVQNTGSDRDFGTTKAARMYFSMSEPSPNNNPFSDPQTHQPSFK; from the coding sequence ATGTTCAAACACGAAAAGAAACTGTTCCACCCGGTCGGCGTCGAACGCCCGAATCCGCAGTATGCGGCGCTGCTGCACGAGCAGCTCGGCGGCTGCAACGGCGAGCTGAAGGCCGCGATGCAGTATATGGCGCAGAGCTTCAGGATCAAGGACACCGAGATCAAGGATCTGTTTATGGATATCGCCGCTGAAGAGCTCGGACACATGGAGATGGTCGCGGAAACGATAAACCTGCTCAACGGACACGACGTCGATTACCGCACGGTTCCCGCGGGCGAGATACAGACACACGTGGTTCTCGGGCTAAACCCCGGGCTGATAAACGCTTCCGGATACTCCTGGACGGGCGACTACGTTTCCGTTACCGGCGACCTCTGCGCAGACCTGCTCTCGAATATCGCTTCCGAACAGCGCGCGAAGGTCGTCTATGAATACCTCTATCGCCAGATAGAAGACAAAAAGGTGCGCGAAACGATCGACTTCCTGCTCAACCGCGAGGAAGCCCACAACCAGATGTTCCGCGACGCCTTCAACAAGGTGCAGAACACCGGCTCTGACCGCGACTTCGGCACGACGAAGGCGGCGAGAATGTATTTCAGTATGTCCGAGCCGTCGCCGAACAACAACCCGTTTTCCGATCCGCAGACGCATCAGCCGTCTTTCAAATAA
- the glmS gene encoding glutamine--fructose-6-phosphate transaminase (isomerizing), with amino-acid sequence MCGIVGFTGTEQAAPVLLEGLKKLEYRGYDSAGLAVINGGEIDAVRASGRLENLCALTENGAKVRGVCGVGHTRWATHGAPTEQNAHPHVSNDGRFAVVHNGIIENYAALREELIKKGYSFSSDTDTEVVAHLLEMYYNGDLKKTVMKTVARLEGSYALGIICSEYPDTLAAVRCASPLILGVGAGAGYFASDVTALICHTRTVIYLEDGEFALIKPDSLTVFDPAGREIAKKASRVTWSVEAAEKGGYEHFMLKEIMEQPNALRAAIEPRLKNGRVELEGLGLSDEWLRSMTGVVITACGSAYHAGCVGRDLIESLCRVPVRVEVASELRYRDPIIDERTLVIIISQSGETADTIAALRECKRLGAKTVGIVNVVDSTVAKTADAVLYTWAGPEIAVATTKGYTTQVAVLTMLAVYMADKLGRLDDKRRAELVRGIASLPERCQRAIDMNSRIERLARKYKDNASLFFIGRNLDYAVCLEASLKLKEISYIHSEAYAAGELKHGTIALIDEGRLVIALACRKELYEKTAGNIREVKARGARVLGVALEGDKRMLTEADDVIYIPRTDPMLLPVPETVPLQLFAYYVAKANGCDVDKPKNLAKSVTVE; translated from the coding sequence ATGTGCGGGATAGTCGGTTTTACGGGAACGGAGCAGGCGGCTCCGGTATTGTTGGAAGGGCTGAAAAAGCTTGAATACAGGGGCTACGACTCCGCGGGCCTTGCGGTCATAAACGGCGGGGAGATAGACGCCGTCCGCGCTTCCGGGCGGCTCGAGAACCTCTGCGCGCTGACCGAAAACGGCGCGAAGGTCAGGGGCGTCTGCGGCGTCGGACACACGCGCTGGGCGACTCACGGCGCGCCGACGGAGCAGAACGCGCACCCGCACGTTTCGAACGACGGGCGCTTCGCCGTCGTGCATAACGGCATAATCGAGAACTACGCCGCGCTGCGCGAGGAGCTTATCAAAAAGGGCTACTCCTTCAGCAGCGACACCGACACCGAGGTCGTGGCGCATCTGCTCGAGATGTACTACAACGGCGACCTGAAAAAGACGGTTATGAAGACGGTCGCGCGGCTCGAGGGCTCATACGCGCTCGGGATAATCTGCTCGGAGTATCCGGACACGCTCGCCGCGGTGCGCTGTGCGAGTCCGCTCATCCTCGGCGTCGGCGCGGGCGCGGGCTACTTCGCATCCGACGTGACCGCGCTGATATGCCACACACGCACCGTCATCTACCTCGAGGACGGCGAGTTCGCGCTCATCAAGCCGGATTCGCTCACCGTTTTCGACCCCGCGGGGCGCGAGATCGCGAAGAAGGCGTCGCGCGTTACCTGGTCTGTCGAGGCGGCGGAAAAGGGCGGCTACGAGCATTTCATGCTCAAGGAGATAATGGAGCAGCCGAACGCGCTCCGCGCGGCGATAGAGCCGCGGCTGAAAAACGGACGCGTCGAGCTTGAAGGGCTCGGGCTTTCCGACGAATGGCTGCGGAGCATGACCGGCGTAGTGATAACCGCCTGCGGCTCCGCCTATCACGCCGGCTGCGTCGGGCGCGACCTTATAGAATCGCTCTGCCGCGTTCCCGTGCGTGTTGAAGTCGCCAGCGAGCTGCGCTACCGCGATCCGATCATCGACGAACGCACCCTCGTGATCATAATATCGCAGTCGGGCGAAACGGCGGACACTATCGCCGCGCTCCGCGAATGCAAGCGCCTCGGCGCGAAGACCGTCGGCATAGTGAACGTTGTCGACAGCACGGTAGCGAAGACCGCGGACGCGGTGCTTTACACCTGGGCGGGTCCGGAGATCGCCGTCGCCACCACGAAGGGCTACACCACGCAGGTCGCGGTGCTGACGATGCTCGCGGTATATATGGCGGATAAGCTCGGCAGGCTCGACGATAAGCGCCGCGCCGAGCTCGTGCGCGGCATCGCGTCGCTTCCGGAACGCTGCCAGCGCGCGATAGACATGAACAGCCGGATAGAACGCCTCGCGCGCAAATACAAGGATAACGCCTCGCTCTTCTTTATCGGCAGAAACCTCGATTACGCCGTCTGCCTCGAAGCGTCGCTGAAGCTGAAAGAGATAAGCTACATCCACTCCGAAGCGTACGCCGCGGGCGAGCTGAAGCACGGCACCATCGCGCTTATCGACGAAGGGCGGCTCGTCATCGCCCTCGCCTGCAGGAAAGAGCTTTACGAAAAGACCGCCGGCAACATACGCGAGGTGAAGGCGCGCGGCGCGCGCGTGCTCGGCGTCGCCCTTGAAGGCGATAAGCGTATGCTGACCGAGGCGGACGACGTGATATATATTCCGCGCACCGACCCGATGCTTCTGCCGGTGCCGGAGACCGTGCCGCTGCAGCTCTTCGCGTACTACGTCGCGAAGGCGAACGGCTGCGACGTCGACAAGCCGAAGAACCTCGCCAAATCCGTGACGGTCGAATGA
- the iorA gene encoding indolepyruvate ferredoxin oxidoreductase subunit alpha — protein sequence MKKIMIGNEAVARGLYEAGVKLVSSYPGTPSTEITEFAAKFPEVYAEWAPNEKVALETAIGACIGGARAFTGMKHVGLNVAADPLFTASYTGVNAGLVIGVADDPGMHSSQNEQDSRNYAIAAKVPMLEPSDSGECLAFVKEAYALSEKYDTPVILRLCTRVAHSQSAVELSDRAELPLKEYEKNAAKFVMVPANAKGRHPFVEERMAKLAEEANSAWFNRAEYHDTKLGVITAGDCYQYAREALGDNASYLKLGMVNPLPEKLIRDFAAKVDRLVVIEELDPVIERFVRTLGIEVEGKNLFPVCGEFSQVTVRNALGVASEKGCECAEKAPVRPPVMCPGCPHRGLFYVLKKLGVYVSGDIGCYTLGAGAPLNAIDTTVCMGASVSALHGYNKARGAESAKKSVAVIGDSTFMHSGITGLVNIAYNMGNSNVILLDNSITGMTGHQQNPTTGQTLKGDIVAAVDVPALVKAIGIKRVVTVDPYDVDETERVIREELAADEPSFIISKRPCALLKYVKFPNICSVDREKCKNCKACMRIGCPAISIIDGKAQIDRELCVGCGVCEKLCKFGAISTSAREG from the coding sequence ATGAAAAAAATCATGATCGGCAACGAAGCTGTTGCCAGAGGCCTCTACGAGGCCGGAGTAAAACTCGTATCCAGCTATCCGGGCACGCCGTCGACGGAGATAACCGAATTCGCGGCGAAGTTCCCGGAGGTTTACGCGGAGTGGGCGCCGAACGAAAAGGTCGCGCTCGAAACCGCCATAGGCGCCTGCATCGGCGGCGCGAGAGCGTTCACCGGCATGAAGCACGTCGGCCTGAACGTCGCTGCCGACCCGCTTTTCACGGCGTCGTACACCGGCGTCAACGCCGGACTCGTCATCGGCGTCGCTGACGACCCGGGTATGCACTCTTCGCAGAACGAGCAGGATTCCCGCAACTACGCCATCGCCGCGAAGGTGCCGATGCTTGAGCCGTCAGACTCCGGCGAATGCCTCGCCTTCGTCAAGGAGGCGTACGCGCTCTCCGAGAAGTACGACACGCCCGTGATACTGCGCCTTTGCACCCGCGTCGCGCATTCGCAGAGCGCGGTGGAGCTTTCCGACCGCGCCGAGCTGCCGCTTAAAGAGTATGAGAAGAACGCCGCGAAGTTCGTCATGGTGCCCGCTAACGCGAAGGGAAGACACCCCTTCGTCGAGGAGCGCATGGCGAAGCTCGCGGAAGAGGCGAACTCCGCGTGGTTCAACCGCGCCGAATACCACGATACGAAACTCGGCGTCATCACCGCCGGCGACTGCTACCAGTACGCGCGCGAAGCGCTCGGCGACAACGCCTCCTACCTGAAGCTCGGCATGGTCAACCCGCTGCCGGAGAAGCTGATACGCGACTTCGCCGCAAAGGTCGACCGCCTCGTCGTGATCGAGGAGCTCGACCCCGTAATCGAGCGCTTCGTCAGAACGCTCGGCATCGAAGTAGAGGGCAAGAACCTCTTCCCGGTCTGCGGCGAGTTCTCACAGGTAACGGTCAGAAACGCGCTCGGCGTCGCCTCCGAAAAGGGCTGCGAATGCGCCGAAAAAGCGCCCGTGCGTCCTCCGGTAATGTGCCCCGGCTGCCCGCACAGAGGCCTTTTCTACGTGCTGAAAAAGCTCGGCGTCTACGTCAGCGGCGACATCGGCTGCTACACGCTCGGCGCGGGCGCGCCGCTCAACGCCATTGACACGACCGTCTGCATGGGCGCGAGCGTCTCGGCGCTGCACGGCTACAACAAGGCGAGGGGAGCGGAGAGCGCGAAGAAGAGCGTCGCGGTCATCGGCGACAGCACGTTTATGCACTCCGGCATCACCGGCCTCGTGAATATCGCCTACAACATGGGCAATTCCAACGTGATACTGCTCGATAACTCCATCACCGGCATGACCGGCCACCAGCAGAACCCGACCACCGGGCAGACGCTGAAGGGCGACATCGTCGCCGCCGTGGACGTTCCCGCGCTCGTGAAGGCGATCGGCATCAAGCGCGTCGTAACCGTCGACCCCTACGACGTGGACGAAACGGAGCGCGTCATCCGCGAGGAGCTCGCGGCGGACGAGCCCAGCTTCATCATCAGCAAGCGCCCCTGCGCGCTGCTCAAATACGTCAAGTTCCCGAACATCTGCTCCGTAGACCGCGAGAAGTGCAAAAACTGCAAGGCGTGCATGCGCATCGGCTGTCCGGCGATCAGCATTATCGACGGCAAGGCGCAGATCGACCGCGAGCTCTGCGTCGGATGCGGCGTCTGCGAAAAGCTCTGCAAGTTCGGAGCCATATCGACTTCTGCGAGGGAGGGCTGA